Proteins found in one Lysinibacillus fusiformis genomic segment:
- a CDS encoding ABC transporter ATP-binding protein codes for MNAVIDVQNLKKTFNNETALQDVSFMIKKGEIFGFLGPSGSGKTTTIKILTAQTDKSAGNVLLFGQPASEMKKSQNRKRFGILTDNSGLYTRLTIEENLLLYSNLYQLSHSAVKEALDFVNLYTERKKKISQLSKGMIQRVTLARAIMHKPELLFLDEPTSALDPVNTQHIYNGLRRLNDMGTTIFLTTHDMSEAEILCDRVAFLHRGKIRAIGAPKDLKKEFGTDSITVELKNGLQEIIQNGAQDAEKLYQWMHSNEVTRINTNEPTLGDIFMQITGSDLV; via the coding sequence ATGAATGCAGTGATTGATGTACAAAACTTGAAAAAGACATTTAATAATGAAACAGCATTACAGGATGTTTCTTTTATGATTAAGAAAGGGGAAATATTCGGCTTTCTTGGGCCCAGTGGTTCTGGTAAAACAACTACTATTAAAATATTAACGGCACAAACAGATAAATCGGCAGGCAATGTTCTGTTATTTGGGCAACCAGCTTCTGAAATGAAGAAAAGTCAAAATCGTAAACGTTTTGGTATTTTAACAGATAATAGTGGCTTGTATACAAGACTAACTATTGAAGAGAATTTATTACTTTATAGTAATTTATATCAGCTATCTCACTCTGCTGTAAAAGAAGCTTTGGACTTTGTAAACTTATATACAGAACGTAAAAAGAAAATCAGTCAGCTTTCAAAGGGAATGATTCAACGTGTCACACTTGCTCGTGCAATTATGCATAAGCCCGAATTATTATTTTTAGATGAGCCTACTTCTGCTTTGGACCCTGTGAATACCCAGCATATTTATAATGGCTTACGAAGATTAAATGACATGGGTACGACGATTTTTTTAACTACTCATGATATGAGCGAAGCAGAGATACTTTGTGACCGTGTAGCCTTCCTTCATAGGGGGAAAATTCGAGCAATAGGTGCACCAAAGGACTTGAAAAAGGAATTTGGCACTGATTCCATAACAGTTGAACTCAAAAATGGTTTACAAGAGATTATACAAAACGGTGCACAAGATGCAGAGAAGCTGTATCAATGGATGCATTCCAATGAAGTGACAAGAATTAATACAAACGAGCCGACATTGGGTGATATTTTTATGCAAATAACAGGGAGTGATTTGGTATGA
- a CDS encoding PLP-dependent aminotransferase family protein — MELAIIFRGDLAKYIQIYEEIKHAIITKKLLAHEQLPSKRALALTLDVSVHTIKEAYEQLLAEGYIYSKERSGYFIAPFEFDWLQQVPQHVSATSNSIPNNIQFDFTNGHVDNEAFPYTAWHKLIKKHFNSNNLSTSPWAGETILRTEIARYVERSRGVSCDASQVFVYSGTQSQLQALCHFLGPATRVGLEEPGFKRVRAVFQQCGLSTEAIPVDYSGITLPRKIIHMLYTTPAHQFPLGMIMTMERRAALLQWANLNEALIIEDDYDSEFRYKGLPIPSLAKMDQLQHVIYFGTFSKTLLPSLRISYMILPKSLVGPFMTFHDEQKSVVSKVDQLVLADFLAQGLFDKHLAKMRTIYRKKQQALLTAISTHFSNEFQVIGEKSGLHIVIKLPQHLTESRAIQLAQEVGVQVYPCSTSYQDGTNETMVIIGYGGLTLQQIKEGIALLASVWQ, encoded by the coding sequence GTGGAGCTAGCCATTATATTTAGAGGAGATTTGGCGAAATACATTCAAATCTATGAAGAAATAAAGCATGCTATTATCACTAAAAAATTACTTGCTCACGAACAATTGCCTTCTAAGCGAGCTCTCGCCCTAACATTGGATGTGAGTGTACACACTATAAAAGAAGCCTATGAGCAATTACTTGCAGAAGGCTATATTTATAGCAAAGAGCGATCTGGCTATTTTATTGCTCCCTTTGAATTTGATTGGCTACAGCAAGTACCCCAGCATGTGTCTGCTACAAGTAATAGTATCCCTAACAATATACAATTTGATTTTACTAATGGGCATGTGGATAACGAGGCTTTTCCCTATACTGCTTGGCACAAGCTTATAAAAAAGCATTTTAATAGTAACAACTTATCAACAAGCCCTTGGGCAGGAGAGACAATTTTACGCACAGAGATTGCTCGCTATGTAGAACGTTCTCGTGGGGTTAGTTGTGATGCTTCACAGGTATTTGTTTATAGTGGTACACAAAGCCAGCTTCAGGCTCTTTGTCATTTTCTTGGTCCAGCGACACGTGTTGGATTAGAGGAGCCAGGCTTTAAACGAGTACGTGCCGTTTTCCAACAATGTGGATTGTCCACAGAGGCGATTCCTGTGGATTATTCAGGAATTACCCTACCTCGAAAAATAATTCACATGTTATACACAACACCCGCTCATCAATTTCCTTTAGGCATGATTATGACCATGGAAAGAAGAGCAGCATTGTTACAATGGGCCAACTTGAACGAGGCTCTTATTATAGAAGATGATTATGATTCCGAATTTCGTTATAAGGGGCTGCCAATTCCCTCTTTAGCCAAAATGGATCAACTTCAGCATGTCATCTATTTCGGAACATTCTCAAAAACATTGCTCCCATCATTACGCATTAGTTATATGATCCTTCCAAAGTCTCTAGTAGGACCGTTTATGACTTTTCATGATGAGCAAAAATCAGTTGTCTCCAAAGTAGACCAGCTTGTCTTGGCGGACTTTCTTGCACAAGGTCTATTCGATAAGCATTTAGCAAAAATGCGAACAATCTATCGTAAAAAGCAGCAAGCATTATTGACCGCCATCTCTACACATTTTTCAAATGAATTTCAAGTAATCGGTGAAAAATCTGGACTACATATTGTCATCAAGCTACCCCAACATCTCACCGAGAGTAGAGCGATCCAGCTTGCTCAAGAGGTAGGAGTTCAAGTATATCCATGCTCTACCTCCTATCAGGATGGTACGAATGAAACGATGGTCATTATAGGATATGGTGGACTGACGCTTCAGCAAATAAAGGAAGGAATTGCACTCCTTGCGTCCGTTTGGCAATAG
- the ldmS gene encoding L-aspartate--L-methionine ligase LdmS yields the protein MKPKYTLRQIYGDNAVYTPRTPYSDNPWMMDDPHKLDALTSREVAIADIPVLVHRATQTEKAQELHQLAGLPWIEQPYSYETQEEYLALIQAWCEEGKTIVCQYIHDLEHMDRQCYWMDAEKFNELNTKAYIDHLIDSKFVPSRLNVETYRLSDAIKNWQPPVVLKPGDDSPTSGGYGVTICHNKEELTEGLRQFRMTGTESIIIEELLQTKDNYSCQFVYSEELGIQYLGASQQITDDNGIYEGNIIVDKVPEKVIEVGKHIMERGVEEGFVGVAGFDLIVTEAGDVQAIDLNFRQNGSTSMLMFHEALGKPINKFSSYSAQSPQQNDYFYQTIKKFIEQGMLFPLSFYDGDYFEEPVASRFVGVWYADTLKEIEKLEKELL from the coding sequence TTGAAACCAAAATATACTTTAAGACAAATTTATGGTGATAATGCTGTGTATACACCAAGAACACCGTATAGTGATAATCCGTGGATGATGGATGATCCTCATAAGCTGGATGCTTTAACCTCAAGAGAAGTTGCTATTGCTGATATCCCGGTGCTAGTACATCGAGCCACACAAACAGAAAAAGCGCAAGAGCTTCATCAATTAGCAGGATTACCATGGATTGAACAGCCCTATAGCTATGAGACACAGGAGGAATACTTGGCACTGATCCAAGCTTGGTGTGAGGAAGGGAAGACCATTGTATGCCAATATATACATGACCTGGAGCATATGGATCGTCAATGTTATTGGATGGATGCAGAGAAATTTAATGAGTTGAATACAAAAGCATATATCGATCATTTAATCGATAGCAAATTTGTGCCAAGTCGTCTAAATGTGGAGACATATAGACTTTCAGATGCCATTAAAAATTGGCAGCCACCTGTAGTACTAAAGCCTGGCGATGATTCTCCAACATCGGGAGGATATGGCGTAACCATTTGTCATAACAAAGAGGAACTGACAGAAGGTTTACGTCAATTTCGGATGACGGGAACTGAAAGTATAATCATTGAGGAGCTTTTACAGACAAAGGACAACTATAGTTGTCAATTTGTTTACTCGGAGGAGCTTGGCATTCAATACTTAGGAGCTTCCCAGCAAATTACGGATGACAACGGCATTTACGAGGGGAATATCATTGTAGATAAAGTACCCGAAAAAGTAATTGAAGTAGGAAAACATATTATGGAACGCGGTGTTGAGGAGGGCTTTGTTGGTGTGGCAGGCTTTGATTTAATTGTCACTGAAGCTGGTGATGTTCAAGCGATAGACTTAAATTTCCGTCAAAATGGATCAACCTCTATGCTGATGTTTCATGAGGCTTTAGGAAAGCCCATCAATAAATTTAGCTCCTATTCAGCACAAAGCCCACAACAGAATGATTACTTCTATCAAACAATCAAAAAATTTATAGAACAGGGAATGTTATTTCCCTTATCTTTCTATGATGGAGATTATTTTGAGGAGCCCGTAGCTTCTAGATTTGTCGGTGTATGGTACGCAGATACGCTAAAAGAGATTGAAAAGCTGGAAAAGGAGTTATTATAG
- a CDS encoding iron-siderophore ABC transporter substrate-binding protein: protein MKKPWIMVLFTLLLSVLLVACNNAEEKVANQPEKEKEEMKGESSIYPLTYTDALGKEVIIEKEPKRVISLMHVLYPDVLLALDTKPVGIANADTMFNLWESYQSFVKEQKFKDIGDVRSPSLEKIVELKPDLILAASGVHDQLYDQLSAIAPVVYLNQRAMSTDQELAVTEISKVLGKEEQGKALLEEVSGKITDGREALKNFTAKGETVVFTSVNTKEGFWIYGKNIAPTNPEHGLGIKVPENYPEDITKEVSMEGMSVLNPDHLFIFLDKSGITMSEEEFLKSYEESAVWNNINAVKNKNVYIVDRSLFAQDAPIATMYGIDIVVDLLKDK, encoded by the coding sequence ATGAAGAAGCCATGGATAATGGTATTATTCACTTTGTTACTATCAGTGTTGCTAGTAGCATGTAATAATGCCGAAGAGAAAGTAGCGAATCAACCCGAAAAAGAAAAAGAGGAGATGAAGGGGGAATCTTCCATTTATCCTCTGACATATACAGATGCTCTAGGAAAAGAAGTAATCATTGAGAAAGAGCCGAAGCGTGTTATTTCTTTGATGCATGTATTATACCCAGATGTTTTATTAGCATTAGATACGAAGCCAGTAGGTATTGCAAATGCTGATACTATGTTTAATTTATGGGAATCCTATCAATCTTTTGTGAAAGAACAAAAATTTAAAGATATTGGTGATGTTAGAAGTCCAAGTCTTGAAAAAATAGTAGAACTAAAACCGGATTTAATTTTGGCTGCTTCAGGCGTGCATGATCAGCTATATGACCAATTATCAGCAATAGCACCTGTTGTATATTTAAATCAAAGAGCGATGTCTACTGATCAAGAGTTAGCCGTGACAGAAATTTCAAAGGTATTAGGGAAAGAAGAACAAGGAAAGGCGCTATTAGAAGAAGTCAGCGGAAAAATTACAGACGGCCGTGAAGCTTTAAAGAATTTTACAGCCAAAGGAGAAACGGTAGTTTTTACATCCGTAAATACGAAAGAAGGGTTTTGGATATATGGTAAAAATATTGCGCCAACGAATCCTGAACATGGTTTAGGTATTAAAGTTCCAGAAAATTACCCAGAAGATATAACAAAGGAAGTAAGTATGGAGGGAATGTCGGTCTTAAACCCAGATCACTTATTTATTTTCCTTGATAAGAGTGGTATTACCATGAGTGAAGAGGAATTTTTAAAATCCTATGAAGAGAGTGCAGTTTGGAATAACATCAATGCAGTGAAAAATAAAAATGTTTATATTGTGGATCGTTCCTTATTTGCACAGGATGCCCCAATTGCAACCATGTATGGAATAGATATAGTTGTAGATTTATTAAAAGATAAATAA
- a CDS encoding ABC transporter permease, with product MMKIAVTKSFILETIRNYGVFIGNLLPAFLFIFVSWVCTLGMKSDATSVDFIIKGQFFPISIMLLTFSFAFSSATIYLADLKTTKTLQWLKRTDISPLNYFIGMGLGVFLLMNLALLLVLLGYRLLIEMTFESAIAIIFICNFVLLALYPLCFIIAGMVKNGKVAQSMLVPIMLILMFSITMPSLFITLAGNEPQEYYAFLSWNPMLYLNDTMQFQLNLIEQTWLPMYQYFIILTFAGLFFIMLARKIYMR from the coding sequence ATGATGAAAATAGCAGTAACAAAGAGTTTTATACTCGAGACAATTCGCAACTATGGTGTATTTATTGGAAACTTACTACCGGCCTTTCTCTTTATCTTCGTCTCCTGGGTTTGTACCCTAGGTATGAAAAGTGATGCTACATCAGTAGATTTTATCATTAAAGGGCAGTTTTTTCCGATTTCAATTATGCTATTAACCTTCTCTTTTGCTTTTTCAAGTGCTACCATTTATTTGGCAGATTTAAAAACAACAAAGACTTTACAATGGCTTAAGCGTACTGATATTTCGCCCCTGAATTATTTTATCGGCATGGGACTGGGTGTATTTTTATTAATGAATTTGGCACTTTTACTTGTTCTACTCGGTTATCGACTATTAATTGAAATGACATTTGAATCAGCTATTGCAATTATTTTTATTTGTAATTTCGTATTACTCGCACTCTATCCATTATGCTTTATCATTGCAGGTATGGTTAAAAATGGAAAAGTAGCACAAAGCATGCTCGTACCAATTATGCTCATACTCATGTTTTCCATTACGATGCCATCTTTATTTATTACATTAGCTGGCAATGAGCCTCAAGAATATTATGCCTTTCTATCTTGGAATCCAATGCTCTATTTAAATGATACAATGCAATTTCAGCTAAATTTAATTGAGCAAACATGGTTACCGATGTACCAATACTTCATCATTTTAACGTTTGCAGGCCTGTTCTTCATTATGCTAGCGAGAAAAATTTACATGCGATAG
- a CDS encoding EcsC family protein, protein MENRELLEQHLQEIQVWEKDQKDLWFWEKLGRIPFKLLDKVTPAFLQNKIALLVDELGNYIQSGGKYLINEQAMIQKIRDYSSAQHILTISDIGQIPLEDMITLSDQLQDDRVKFATVQGASTGFGGIFTLAIDIPMILGTALKTLQEIAIIHGYDPNDKLERIFIVKCLQFTSADIVGKEAILQELSTMNSSKKASDNMISQLQGWQEVFYTYRDQLGWKKLFQMIPIAGMVFGAYANKGMIQDVAETGMMLYRKRRIYEKLTELDR, encoded by the coding sequence ATGGAGAACCGAGAGTTATTAGAGCAGCATTTACAAGAGATTCAAGTGTGGGAAAAAGATCAAAAGGATTTATGGTTTTGGGAGAAATTAGGGAGAATACCATTTAAATTATTAGATAAAGTGACACCCGCCTTTCTTCAAAATAAAATTGCTTTATTGGTCGATGAACTAGGCAATTATATTCAGTCAGGTGGAAAGTATTTAATCAATGAACAAGCCATGATACAAAAAATCCGTGACTATTCTTCCGCACAGCATATTTTAACTATATCTGATATTGGTCAGATTCCTTTAGAGGACATGATCACTCTCAGTGATCAATTACAAGATGACCGAGTAAAATTTGCTACTGTACAAGGAGCCTCTACTGGCTTTGGTGGCATCTTTACTTTAGCTATTGATATTCCAATGATTTTAGGAACTGCACTCAAAACATTGCAAGAAATAGCGATCATTCATGGCTATGATCCGAATGATAAATTGGAACGTATTTTTATTGTAAAATGTCTACAATTTACTTCTGCTGATATTGTTGGTAAAGAAGCAATCTTACAGGAGCTTTCTACTATGAACAGCTCGAAAAAGGCTTCAGATAACATGATTTCTCAGCTTCAAGGATGGCAGGAAGTATTTTACACGTATCGAGATCAACTAGGCTGGAAAAAGCTGTTTCAAATGATTCCTATTGCAGGGATGGTTTTTGGAGCCTATGCCAATAAAGGCATGATTCAGGATGTAGCCGAAACCGGTATGATGCTGTACCGAAAAAGACGTATTTATGAAAAGCTTACTGAACTAGATCGCTGA
- a CDS encoding LytTR family transcriptional regulator DNA-binding domain-containing protein — MEQNIDIQVDPYIEAGNVIYPSFHLSLQPGTIIGIYTDVSKIHTLMQWFMKQNDTSTYFRESALYERLTAREYIQFFLKLFNRPTNETENLLKLFKLTEQKNNRISKLSNSEKQRLKLLNTYLHPASIQILEEPFQNIDEFSKQTVQQLLKNLVKEHKIIILLSNNLEDLMVASTSIHRLDGTDLHALDIKEVDIEQTPQPLKNAPIRLDKIPTKKNDKIILFNPPEIDYIESVEGDVSIYVAGEAYPCTLSLNELEQKLTPFGFFRSHRSYIVNLQKVREIITWTRNSYSLALNSTEKTVVPLSKNKLANLKEILGI, encoded by the coding sequence GTGGAACAAAATATTGATATTCAGGTTGATCCATATATTGAAGCTGGCAATGTTATTTATCCAAGCTTTCATCTTTCTCTACAACCTGGCACGATTATCGGCATCTACACAGACGTTTCCAAAATACATACTTTAATGCAATGGTTTATGAAACAAAATGATACTAGTACTTATTTTCGTGAAAGTGCATTATATGAACGACTCACAGCTCGCGAGTACATCCAGTTCTTTTTGAAACTTTTTAATCGCCCAACTAATGAAACAGAGAATTTATTGAAGCTTTTTAAGCTTACTGAACAAAAAAACAATAGAATTAGTAAGCTTTCTAATAGTGAAAAGCAGCGATTAAAATTATTGAATACGTACCTACATCCGGCATCTATTCAAATTTTAGAAGAACCCTTTCAAAATATAGATGAATTTTCGAAACAAACTGTCCAACAGTTATTAAAAAACCTCGTGAAAGAGCATAAAATTATCATTTTATTATCAAATAATCTAGAAGATTTAATGGTTGCAAGTACATCTATACATCGATTAGATGGAACTGACTTACATGCTTTAGACATAAAAGAGGTTGACATAGAGCAAACGCCTCAGCCCCTTAAAAATGCACCCATTCGACTGGATAAAATCCCAACAAAGAAAAATGATAAGATTATTTTATTTAATCCACCAGAAATTGATTATATTGAAAGTGTTGAAGGAGACGTATCTATTTATGTAGCGGGTGAAGCATATCCGTGTACTCTATCGCTAAATGAACTAGAACAAAAATTGACACCATTCGGCTTTTTTAGAAGCCATCGTTCTTATATTGTTAACCTACAAAAGGTTCGAGAGATCATTACTTGGACACGCAATAGCTATAGCCTAGCACTCAACAGTACAGAAAAAACTGTGGTTCCACTGTCGAAAAATAAACTTGCTAATTTAAAGGAAATACTCGGAATTTAG
- a CDS encoding RNA polymerase sigma factor, with protein MQAYLAGEKEALGILYERLNEPLYCFLYRYTREEQLSIDIVHDTFEIIQSKKLHFDANIGTVKSFLFQIAYRRMLNKLNRRKRWQTLLPFLVPTPNMTLQNEETLVIQQAVSKLPEKQRAVILLAYYEDLPQEEIAQILNIPVGTVKSRLHNAMKALKLVLKEDFQHERRV; from the coding sequence ATGCAAGCCTACTTAGCAGGAGAAAAAGAGGCATTAGGCATTCTTTACGAGCGTCTAAACGAACCTCTTTATTGCTTTCTTTATCGGTATACGCGAGAGGAACAGTTGAGCATCGATATTGTACATGACACTTTCGAAATCATCCAATCAAAAAAGCTGCACTTTGATGCAAATATTGGCACGGTGAAATCTTTTCTCTTTCAAATCGCATATCGTCGTATGCTGAATAAATTAAACCGTCGAAAAAGGTGGCAAACGCTCTTGCCTTTTCTAGTACCTACACCAAATATGACGTTACAAAATGAGGAAACACTCGTTATTCAGCAGGCCGTTTCCAAACTACCTGAAAAACAGCGTGCGGTCATTTTGCTCGCTTATTATGAGGATTTACCACAGGAAGAAATAGCGCAAATTTTAAATATCCCAGTGGGTACGGTGAAATCACGTTTACATAATGCCATGAAAGCTTTAAAGCTCGTACTAAAGGAGGACTTCCAGCATGAAAGAAGAGTTTAG
- a CDS encoding dienelactone hydrolase family protein, with amino-acid sequence MKRKVFILHEIYGVNHFIEEQVQVYCDEDTTVSLIPLYPEGLSFPYEQEKQAYDFFVQTVGFDAPLEFLSQKLLEACENYDEVILIGYSVGATLAWRLTTLPLHRVICVYGSRIRQYLDNIPSCPTLVILSSHESSFDVQLLKKTLAGIPNVQIKQYQGLHGFMDTSNSNYCQMSHSQAHTDIKYFLQASKI; translated from the coding sequence ATGAAAAGAAAAGTTTTTATATTACATGAAATCTATGGGGTTAATCATTTTATTGAAGAACAGGTGCAAGTATATTGTGATGAAGACACTACCGTTTCCCTTATTCCACTCTATCCTGAGGGACTTTCCTTTCCATATGAACAGGAAAAACAAGCCTATGATTTTTTCGTACAGACAGTTGGCTTCGATGCTCCTCTTGAGTTCCTTTCACAAAAATTATTGGAGGCTTGTGAAAATTACGATGAGGTAATATTAATTGGCTATAGTGTAGGTGCAACTTTAGCCTGGCGATTAACTACACTCCCCCTACACCGTGTCATTTGTGTATATGGATCACGGATCCGTCAATACCTTGATAACATACCATCTTGCCCAACTTTGGTCATTTTATCTAGCCATGAAAGTAGCTTTGATGTTCAATTATTAAAGAAGACACTTGCTGGCATACCGAATGTTCAAATCAAACAATATCAAGGCTTACATGGCTTTATGGATACCTCTAACTCAAATTATTGTCAAATGAGCCACTCACAAGCACACACTGATATCAAATACTTTTTACAAGCTAGCAAAATTTAG
- a CDS encoding ATP-binding cassette domain-containing protein, which yields MLILQDLKKSYTNKTILKSVSATFQLGQCYLILGENGAGKSTLFRCITGDEKFERGTIHSKLAGDVADLCALQYQSFESYSFLKIKEVIQLFSTLIKQPAKLDLLHELLEFKKYENTLIKNASGGQRKALSLYLTFLMNKPFILLDEPFADLDLKKKSLLLDFLKDQVQKYKKCLIIISHEVSGVESLFDFVYFMKDGAFIEGDTSTALQEKYKNPLFSGLEGVYFEVTGQMLGGN from the coding sequence ATGTTAATTTTACAAGACCTAAAAAAATCGTACACAAATAAGACAATATTAAAAAGTGTTTCTGCTACCTTCCAGCTTGGCCAATGCTATCTAATCCTAGGTGAAAATGGTGCAGGTAAATCTACACTTTTTAGATGTATTACAGGAGATGAAAAATTCGAGCGTGGTACAATTCACTCCAAGCTAGCAGGGGATGTAGCCGATTTATGTGCATTACAGTACCAAAGTTTTGAAAGCTATTCATTTTTAAAAATCAAAGAAGTCATTCAATTATTTTCAACACTCATCAAACAACCAGCCAAGCTCGATTTACTCCATGAGCTACTTGAATTTAAAAAATATGAGAATACGCTCATAAAAAATGCATCTGGTGGACAACGAAAAGCACTTTCGCTCTATTTGACATTTTTGATGAACAAACCATTCATTTTACTAGATGAGCCGTTTGCGGACTTAGATTTAAAGAAAAAAAGCCTTTTACTCGATTTTTTAAAGGATCAGGTACAAAAGTACAAAAAATGCTTAATTATCATTAGCCATGAGGTAAGTGGCGTAGAATCTTTATTTGATTTTGTTTATTTCATGAAAGATGGTGCATTTATTGAAGGGGATACATCAACAGCCTTACAAGAAAAGTATAAAAATCCATTATTTTCAGGATTAGAGGGCGTTTATTTTGAAGTGACTGGACAAATGTTAGGAGGAAACTAA
- a CDS encoding ABC transporter permease, whose amino-acid sequence MNISMTRIQAILVKDYKEFSRNYAVSTMILLPLILAFLYNKTGASTINAYFLPINITFSMVTTYIQCCLIAEEKEKNTLRSLMLSPASLGDILIGKSLFVLIVTVVVLALSIFLVGYTPANLAILSVALLVSTVFYIALGTICGLFAKSIMEGSIIVLPVIFLFSFGPLALTFASTYPILKIAEWLPSSQLLLLAEALEGKHSTTDIIIPMVTFIVWSLISWLIAAIIYKKRMVD is encoded by the coding sequence ATGAACATTTCAATGACACGTATTCAAGCAATATTAGTGAAAGATTATAAGGAATTTTCTCGTAACTATGCCGTATCAACGATGATACTTCTGCCTCTAATTTTGGCATTTTTATACAACAAAACAGGAGCGTCTACTATCAATGCTTATTTCCTACCCATCAATATAACGTTTTCTATGGTAACAACTTATATACAATGCTGTTTAATCGCAGAGGAAAAAGAAAAAAATACTTTACGTAGCCTTATGCTTTCCCCTGCTTCACTTGGAGATATTCTAATTGGTAAAAGTTTATTTGTGCTCATCGTGACCGTTGTTGTACTGGCACTGTCTATCTTTCTAGTTGGATATACACCTGCAAATCTAGCTATCTTATCTGTAGCATTACTAGTATCTACTGTATTCTATATTGCACTTGGAACAATATGTGGATTATTTGCTAAGTCTATTATGGAAGGCTCAATAATTGTTTTACCTGTAATCTTTCTTTTCTCATTTGGTCCTCTTGCCCTGACTTTTGCATCTACTTACCCTATTTTAAAAATAGCGGAGTGGCTACCTAGCTCTCAATTATTACTTTTAGCAGAGGCATTAGAAGGGAAGCACTCCACGACAGATATAATCATTCCAATGGTAACGTTTATAGTATGGTCCCTTATTTCTTGGTTAATCGCAGCAATTATTTATAAAAAAAGAATGGTCGATTAA
- a CDS encoding GNAT family N-acetyltransferase: MEFITLENEVVKLKPLELSDLQEILETGSYPEIWSHMSTTIEKKEDVNNFVENALRAKDGKTEFPFVIVDKQSGDIIGSTRFMDIDDKHQRLEIGYTWLTPAYWRTAINTNCKYLLLQHCFEHLHLQRVQIKTDHDNIRSQKAIERIGATKEGILRNHMIRKDGTTRHTVMYSITIEEWSQVKKHLEKLLVQFG; the protein is encoded by the coding sequence ATGGAATTTATAACATTAGAAAATGAAGTGGTTAAACTAAAACCTTTAGAATTGAGCGATTTACAAGAAATTTTAGAGACAGGGAGTTATCCAGAAATTTGGTCACATATGTCCACAACGATAGAAAAAAAGGAGGATGTGAATAACTTTGTGGAAAACGCATTAAGAGCCAAAGACGGAAAAACAGAATTTCCATTTGTGATTGTGGATAAACAATCAGGGGACATTATTGGTTCTACTCGTTTTATGGATATTGATGACAAGCATCAGCGATTAGAAATTGGCTATACATGGCTAACACCCGCATACTGGCGTACAGCTATTAATACTAACTGTAAGTATTTGCTCTTACAACACTGTTTTGAGCACCTTCATTTACAACGCGTGCAAATAAAAACGGATCATGATAATATCCGTTCCCAAAAGGCAATTGAGCGAATTGGTGCCACAAAAGAGGGGATATTGCGTAATCATATGATTCGCAAGGATGGTACAACAAGGCATACCGTTATGTATAGTATTACAATTGAAGAATGGTCACAGGTGAAAAAACATTTAGAAAAGCTCTTAGTGCAATTTGGATAG
- a CDS encoding group-specific protein, with protein MDIGFIISLFVGGIMMVLLFAILIPFFRKYIVRENGKINYAKTVIYLRWNVFDTITLLLAIYTIVCVQGLNILLSSGETIDNPYVQFFTNQAQAWIIVIVVYFVMRISATIKSIQARLDDIDDE; from the coding sequence ATGGATATCGGTTTTATAATTTCGTTATTTGTTGGAGGAATCATGATGGTACTGCTATTTGCCATCCTCATTCCTTTCTTTCGAAAATATATTGTACGTGAAAATGGCAAAATAAATTATGCAAAAACAGTAATTTATTTACGTTGGAACGTTTTTGATACGATTACGCTTCTTCTAGCGATTTACACAATTGTCTGTGTGCAAGGTTTAAATATTTTATTGTCCTCTGGTGAAACAATCGACAATCCATATGTGCAATTTTTCACGAATCAGGCACAGGCTTGGATCATAGTGATAGTTGTTTATTTTGTTATGCGCATATCTGCAACGATTAAAAGTATTCAAGCACGACTAGATGATATTGATGATGAGTAA